The following are encoded in a window of Doryrhamphus excisus isolate RoL2022-K1 chromosome 16, RoL_Dexc_1.0, whole genome shotgun sequence genomic DNA:
- the stk11ip gene encoding serine/threonine-protein kinase 11-interacting protein isoform X2 — translation MARTSGGLSSLVNSLATLLRNDGDLVLGGSSTLTLSAASLQQLNQLFEQHLLSRNQQHSFMALPSHPADTASLLQLQFLFDILQKTISFKLINPPSTRLQSVVKLFPFKSLKFLELKHIPPHCLEGLRGVYSQLEVFICSKSLSSLEELLSLCGGDLSSALPWLELHTLNFSYNYIVCLDQSLSLLNVLKSLDLSHNKIQDCSEFLKPLSELERLNLGYNCLQRAPTLSLSARVKLLMLILRNNELETINGVEQLASLQHLDLAYNLLLEHSQLAPLSLLHCLNTLNLEGNPLFFQKTHRTATVHHLSPKAVSLRFKLDGVQLSSSELSILQNGRRVVHVQPSPLTLSVSERSHPDVSSGAGELSDSMSVGEVGVPRGRRKKSRSKVKVRRASISEPSDTDNHARAVSSSQVIGLPHQEEIERMSSFRDQLGEDWLQYQHHLDAAPPTAIASHGPQNLTDSLVTPRDPSPEVLPPPLLSSETGMHELDTEQETESTLQWPSQSPRHTESTLEEMVTDGQVEGLDSARAESGDTREEEDDEHLGVDQCLPLLVGVLFDNEEANEGQEEEMRSREVFLRVKQGHLLEVDVQSGQERCRLELDCLTRVDATTATWTDGVTESTFPAVEIQFDSIKEEKRRRRYVLLDDDPQQALQDLSGLLSLVAEANRSRGTELVPSCVHLQCLRCGSEFTEPGGETGRRTGLTMPPEGVDVQEVKELMECDMGGEGNSHRCRECGSDHVVQRVGQSFPYSSTPIQHPTRAGSEEDNKADARISSSPAAEEPAAMKDTAFFTAQGSSFFAEEVGADPCCLSYHGDTQSKEDLAGSYCYAAISSTPPGIQPAGRTNSADDLDLLTEAFEAVDHRLKLFLDVDVFEEEEELTCFLKTSAVRFGEPEEFPSLVAVSDKRIYVLEVTSADSKGQLSDWLQKRDCHPIIELSYLEVGLGSQSIHMAFDGGGIESVAYTLLVRDSVRCKRFFGLLTGIVREMAHKSDSKLRSISTTRLNPQHHLWPLVCEDIQADVEDGQLQFCYILAFLLQDNTWVPTTVLATRETLYLLSEDHQWRKSTNLPTVKGNPEPGSGSFSILETLPISCVSSVHLWPGDLQRMDVKLYDETQKEEKTWCVRAESSELLQALLAWVRTQWEAMFGVRLHTSVHDTEM, via the exons ATGGCTCGTACTTCTGGTGGCCTGTCGTCGCTTGTCAACAGCCTGGCAACACTCCTCCGAAATGATG GTGACTTAGTGCTTGGGGGCAGCAGCACACTGACTCTGTCAGCGGCCAGCTTGCAGCAGCTGAACCAGCTGTTTGAGCAACATTTGCTGTCCAGGAACCAGCAGCACAGCTTCATGGCACTGCCTTCCCACCCTGCTGACACAGCCTCCCTGCTGCAGCTACAGTTCCTCTTTGACATTCTGCAGAAGACAATCTCCTTCAAG CTTATCAACCCACCAAGCACGAGGCTTCAGTCTGTGGTGAAACTTTTCCCTTTCAAGTCTTTAAAGTTTTTGGAG CTGAAGCACATTCCGCCACACTGTCTTGAGGGACTCAGAGGAGTTTACTCCCAGTTGGAGGTCTTCATCTGCTCGAAGAGCCTCAGCTCCCTGGAG GAGCtgctctctctgtgtggaggtgaCCTCAGCTCTGCGCTGCCATGGCTGGAGCTGCACACCCTCAACTTCAGCTACAATTACATCGTCTGCCTTGATCAGTCCCTA AGTCTCTTGAATGTCCTCAAGTCTTTGGATTTAAGCCACAACAAGATTCAGGACTGTTCTGAATTTCTAAAG CCTTTGAGTGAACTGGAACGCCTGAATCTGGGCTACAACTGCCTGCAGAGGGCGCCAACACTTAGCCTAAGCGCCAGAGTTAAACTGCTCATGCTCATCCTCAGGAACAATGAACTAGAGACTATTAATG GTGTGGAGCAATTGGCATCACTCCAGCACTTGGACCTGGCTTATAATCTTCTGCTGGAGCATTCACAGCTGGCTCCGCTCTCTTTGCTTCATTGCCTTAACACA CTGAACCTGGAGGGCAACCCACTGTTCTTCCAGAAGACCCACCGCACAGCCACTGTCCACCACCTTTCCCCAAAGGCTGTCAGCCTCAGA TTTAAACTCGATGGCGTCCAGCTTTCCTCCTCTGAGTTATCT ATTCTGCAGAATGGAAGACGTGTTGTCCACGTGCAGCCATCTCCTCTTACGCTCTCAGTGTCAGAGCGCAGTCACCCAGATGTGTCGAGTGGAGCTGGGGAGCTCAGTGACAGCATGTCAGTCGGGGAGGTGGGAGTTCCTCGCGGTCGCAGGAAGAAGTCCAGG AGCAAGGTGAAAGTGCGTCGAGCGAGTATCTCTGAGCCCAGTGATACAGACAACCACGCCAGGGCAGTGTCTTCATCACAGG TCATTGGCCTCCCACACCAAGAGGAGATTGAGCGCATGTCCAGCTTCAGAGATCAGCTTGGAGAAGACTGGCTCCAGTACCAGCATCACCTAGACGCAGCACCGCCCACTGCCATTGCTTCCCACGGGCCACAAAACCTCACTGACAGCCTTGTGACACCTCGGGATCCATCCCCGGAGGTCCTTCCTCCGCCGCTTCTCTCATCCGAGACAGGAATGCATGAGCTGGACACAGAGCAAGAGACAGAGTCCACTTTACAGTGGCCGAGTCAGAGCCCTCGGCATACAGAGTCCACGTTAGAAGAGATGGTGACGGATGGTCAGGTAGAAGGCCTGGACTCAGCGAGAGCGGAGAGTGGGGATACCAGggaggaagaagatgatgaaCATCTGGGAG TGGACCAGTGTCTGCCGCTTCTTGTGGGTGTCTTATTTGACAACGAAGAGGCCAATGAAGGCCAGGAAGAGGAGATGAGGAGTAGGGAGGTCTTTCTGCGTGTCAAACAGGGCCATCTGCTGGAAGTGGATGTGCAGTCCGGCCAGGAGAGATGTCGCCTGGAGCTGGACTGTCTGACCCGTGTGGACGCCACAACAGCAACTTGGACTGATGGG GTGACAGAATCTACCTTTCCAGCAGTGGAGATCCAGTTTGACTCCATCAAGGAGGAGAAAAGGCGGAGACGTTATGTGCTTCTGGATGACGACCCACAGCAGGCACTGCAG GATCTCAGTGGATTGCTGTCGCTTGTGGCGGAGGCCAATCGCAGCCGAGGCACGGAGCTCGTCCCCAGCTGTGTTCATCTGCAATGCCTTCGTTGTGGGTCAGAGTTCACAGAGCCTGGAGGTGAAACAGGGAGGAGGACGGGGCTTACGATGCCGCCAGAGGGAGTAGACGTGCAGGAAGTCAAGGAGTTGATGGAATGTGACATGGGCGGCGAAG gAAACTCTCATCGCTGTCGGGAATGTGGAAGCGATCATGTGGTCCAACGAGTGGGCCAGTCATTTCCTTACAGCAGTACACCAATCCAACACCCAACAAGGGCAGGCAGTGAAGAAGACAATAAG GCGGATGCTCGTATTAGCAGCAGTCCTGCTGCAGAAGAACCTGCCGCTATGAAGGACACCGCTTTTTTCACCGCGCAGGGGAGCTCCTTCTTCGCTGAGGAAGTCGGGGCCGACCCCTGCTGCCTCTCCTACCATGGTGACACTCAAAGCAAGGAGGATCTGGCTGGGAGCTACTGCTATGCCGCCATCTCTTCAACGCCACCTGGGATCCAGCCCGCAGGACGAACCAACTCAGCCG atGACTTGGACCTGCTAACTGAGGCTTTTGAAGCAGTGGATCATCGGCTGAAACTTTTCTTAGATGTGGATGTCttcgaagaggaggaggagctaaCTTGTTTCCTAAAG ACATCGGCTGTGAGATTCGGGGAACCAGAGGAGTTTCCGTCTCTGGTGGCAGTGTCGGACAAGAGAATCTATGTTCTTGAAGTGACATCAGCAGACAG CAAAGGGCAGCTGTCTGATTGGCTCCAGAAGCGTGACTGCCACCCAATCATAGAGCTCAGCTACCTGGAGGTGGGCCTTGGCTCTCAGAGCATCCACATGGCATTTGACGGTGGTGGAATAGAGAGCGTGGCCTACACCCTCCTGGTTCGGGACAGTGTACGCTGCAAACGCTTTTTTGGCCTGCTGACAG GAATCGTGCGTGAGATGGCGCACAAGTCAGACAGCAAACTGAGGTCCATCTCGACCACCAGACTCAACCCTCAGCACCATCTCTG GCCTCTGGTGTGTGAAGACATCCAAGCAGATGTGGAGGACGGCCAGTTGCAGTTCTGCTATATTCTGGCTTTTTTGCTGCAAG ACAACACCTGGGTGCCAACAACTGTGCTGGCAACTCGAGAGACTCTGTACCTGCTGAGTGAGGATCACCAGTGGAGGAAGAGCACGAACCTGCCAACAGTCAAGGGCAACCCGGAGCCAGGCAGCGGGAGCTTCTCCATCCTTGAGACACTACCCATCAGCTGCGTGAGCTCCGTCCACCTGTGGCCCGGCGATCTGCAGCGGATGGATGTCAAGCTCTACGACGAG ACTCAGAAAGAGGAGAAGACCTGGTGTGTGCGCGCGGAGAGCTCTGAGCTCCTGCAGGCTCTACTGGCGTGGGTCAGAACCCAATGGGAGGCCATGTTTGGCGTCAGGCTGCACACCAGCGTGCACGACACAGAGATGTAG